The proteins below are encoded in one region of Equus caballus isolate H_3958 breed thoroughbred chromosome 16, TB-T2T, whole genome shotgun sequence:
- the ACY1 gene encoding aminoacylase-1 isoform X1: MASKGREDEHPSVTLFRQYLRIRTVHPEPDYGAAVAFLEERAHQLGLGCQKVEVAPGRVVTVLTWPGTNPRLSSLLLNSHTDVVPVFKEHWSHDPFEAFKDAEGYIYARGAQDMKCVSIQYLEAVRRLKAEGHHFPRTIHMTFVPDEEIGGFQGMKLFVQRPEFQALRAGFALDEGLANPTDAFTVYYSERSIWWVRITSTGKPGHASLFIEDTAAEKLHKVVSSILAFREKERQRLQSNPHQKLGAVTTVNLTKLEGGTAFNVVPATMSASFDFRLAPDMDLKAFEEQLQSWCQAAGEGVTFEFVQKFMEPRVTSIDDSDPWWAAFSRVCKDMNLTLEPEIFPAATDSRYLRKVGVPALGFSPMNRTPRLLHDHDERLHEDMFLHGVDIYTQLLPALASVPALPSDS; this comes from the exons ATGGCCAGCAAGGGTCGCGAGGATGAGCACCCATCCGTGACGCTCTTCCGCCAGTACCTGCGCATCCGCACCGTCCACCCTGAGCCTGACTATG GGGCTGCTGTGGCCTTCCTTGAGGAGAGAGCCCATCAGCTGGGCCTGGGCTGTCAGAAAGTGGAG GTGGCACCTGGTCGTGTGGTGACTGTGCTGACCTGGCCAGGCACCAACCCCAgactctcttctctcttgctcaACTCCCACACGGATGTGGTGCCTGTCTTCAAG gaaCATTGGAGTCACGACCCCTTTGAGGCCTTCAAGGATGCTGAGGGCTATATCTATGCCCGGGGTGCCCAGGACATGAAGTGTGTCAGCATCCA GTATCTGGAGGCTGTGAGGAGGCTGAAGGCTGAGGGCCACCATTTCCCCAGAACAATCCACATGACCTTTGTGCCAG atgaggagattgGGGGTTTTCAAGGCATGAAACTGTTTGTGCAGCGGCCTGAGTTCCAGGCCCTGAGGGCTGGCTTCGCCCTGGATGAGG GCCTGGCCAACCCCACTGATGCCTTCACTGTCTATTATAGTGAGCGGAGCATCTGGT GGGTGCGGATCACAAGCACCGGGAAGCCAGGCCATGCCTCGCTCTTCATCGAGGACACAGCAGCAGAGAAACTG CACAAGGTTGTGAGCTCAATCCTTGCTTTCCgggagaaggagaggcagag GCTGCAGTCAAACCCCCACCAGAAGCTGGGGGCTGTGACCACTGTGAACCTGACTAAGCTAGAGGGTGGCACGGCCTTTAACGTGGTACCTGCCACTATGAGCGCCAGCTTTGACTTCCGTCTGGCACCGGATATGGACTTGAAG GCTTTTGAGGAGCAGCTGCAGAGCTGGTGCCAGGCAGCTGGCGAGGGGGTCACCTTCGAGTTTGTTCAG AAGTTCATGGAGCCCCGAGTGACATCTATTGATGACTCAGATCCCTGGTGGGCGGCATTTAGCCGGGTCTGCAAGGACAT GAACCTCACTCTGGAGCCAGAGATCTTCCCTGCTGCCACTGACAGCCGCTATCTCCGCAAG GTGGGGGTCCCAGCTCTAGGCTTCTCACCCATGAACCGCACACCCAGGCTGCTGCACGACCATGATGAACGGCTGCATGAGGACATGTTCCTCCATGGGGTGGACATATACACACagctgctgcctgccctggccagCGTGCCCGCCCTGCCCAGTGACAGCTGA
- the ACY1 gene encoding aminoacylase-1 isoform X2 has translation MVAPGRVVTVLTWPGTNPRLSSLLLNSHTDVVPVFKEHWSHDPFEAFKDAEGYIYARGAQDMKCVSIQYLEAVRRLKAEGHHFPRTIHMTFVPDEEIGGFQGMKLFVQRPEFQALRAGFALDEGLANPTDAFTVYYSERSIWWVRITSTGKPGHASLFIEDTAAEKLHKVVSSILAFREKERQRLQSNPHQKLGAVTTVNLTKLEGGTAFNVVPATMSASFDFRLAPDMDLKAFEEQLQSWCQAAGEGVTFEFVQKFMEPRVTSIDDSDPWWAAFSRVCKDMNLTLEPEIFPAATDSRYLRKVGVPALGFSPMNRTPRLLHDHDERLHEDMFLHGVDIYTQLLPALASVPALPSDS, from the exons ATG GTGGCACCTGGTCGTGTGGTGACTGTGCTGACCTGGCCAGGCACCAACCCCAgactctcttctctcttgctcaACTCCCACACGGATGTGGTGCCTGTCTTCAAG gaaCATTGGAGTCACGACCCCTTTGAGGCCTTCAAGGATGCTGAGGGCTATATCTATGCCCGGGGTGCCCAGGACATGAAGTGTGTCAGCATCCA GTATCTGGAGGCTGTGAGGAGGCTGAAGGCTGAGGGCCACCATTTCCCCAGAACAATCCACATGACCTTTGTGCCAG atgaggagattgGGGGTTTTCAAGGCATGAAACTGTTTGTGCAGCGGCCTGAGTTCCAGGCCCTGAGGGCTGGCTTCGCCCTGGATGAGG GCCTGGCCAACCCCACTGATGCCTTCACTGTCTATTATAGTGAGCGGAGCATCTGGT GGGTGCGGATCACAAGCACCGGGAAGCCAGGCCATGCCTCGCTCTTCATCGAGGACACAGCAGCAGAGAAACTG CACAAGGTTGTGAGCTCAATCCTTGCTTTCCgggagaaggagaggcagag GCTGCAGTCAAACCCCCACCAGAAGCTGGGGGCTGTGACCACTGTGAACCTGACTAAGCTAGAGGGTGGCACGGCCTTTAACGTGGTACCTGCCACTATGAGCGCCAGCTTTGACTTCCGTCTGGCACCGGATATGGACTTGAAG GCTTTTGAGGAGCAGCTGCAGAGCTGGTGCCAGGCAGCTGGCGAGGGGGTCACCTTCGAGTTTGTTCAG AAGTTCATGGAGCCCCGAGTGACATCTATTGATGACTCAGATCCCTGGTGGGCGGCATTTAGCCGGGTCTGCAAGGACAT GAACCTCACTCTGGAGCCAGAGATCTTCCCTGCTGCCACTGACAGCCGCTATCTCCGCAAG GTGGGGGTCCCAGCTCTAGGCTTCTCACCCATGAACCGCACACCCAGGCTGCTGCACGACCATGATGAACGGCTGCATGAGGACATGTTCCTCCATGGGGTGGACATATACACACagctgctgcctgccctggccagCGTGCCCGCCCTGCCCAGTGACAGCTGA
- the ABHD14A gene encoding protein ABHD14A isoform X2, whose protein sequence is MVQTSMSRSQVALLGLGLLLMLLLYVGLPGPPEQTSWLWGDPNVTILAGLTPGNSPIFYREVLPLHRARRVEVVLLHGKAFNSHTWEQLGTLQLLAQRGYRAVALDLPGFGNSAPSKEASTEAGRAELLEQVLRDLEVQNAVLVSPSLSGHYALPFLMRGHHQLHGFVPIAPTSTQNYTREQFWAVKTPTLILYGELDRILARESLRQLRHLPNHSVVKLRDAGHACYLHKPQDFHLVLLAFLDHLP, encoded by the exons ATGGTACAGACCTCCATGAGCCGGTCCCAGGTAGCcctgctgggcctgggcctgcTGCTCATGCTGCTACTGTATGTGGGACTGCCAGGCCCCCCTGAGCAGACCTCCTGGCTCTGGGGAGACCCCAATGTCACAATCCTGGCTGGTCTCACCCCTGGCAACTCTCCCATCTTTTACCGCGAGGTGCTCCCGCTCCACCGGGCACGCAG GGTGGAGGTGGTGCTGCTCCATGGAAAGGCCTTTAACTCCCACACGTGGGAGCAGTTGGGCACGCTGCAGCTCTTGGCGCAGAGGGGCTACCGGGCCGTGGCCCTTGACCTCCCAG GTTTTGGGAACTCAGCACCATCAAAGGAGGCAAGCACAGAGGCAGGGCGGGCAGAGCTGCTGGAGCAAGTGCTGCGGGACCTGGAGGTGCAGAATGCCGTGCTGGTGAGCCCCTCCCTGAGTGGCCACTATGCCCTGCCCTTCCTGATGCGAGGCCACCACCAGCTGCATGGATTTGTGCCCATCGCACCCACCTCCACGCAGAACTACACCCGGGAGCAATTCTGGGCTGTGAAG ACCCCGACTCTCATCCTGTATGGGGAGCTGGACCGCATCTTGGCTCGTGAGTCGCTGCGGCAGCTCCGCCACCTGCCCAACCACTCCGTGGTGAAGCTGCGTGACGCAGGCCATGCCTGCTACCTCCACAAGCCGCAAGACTTCCACCTTGTCCTCCTTGCCTTCCTTGACCACCTGCCTTGA
- the ABHD14A gene encoding protein ABHD14A isoform X1: protein MTDVLREPSSQLTSAGTMVQTSMSRSQVALLGLGLLLMLLLYVGLPGPPEQTSWLWGDPNVTILAGLTPGNSPIFYREVLPLHRARRVEVVLLHGKAFNSHTWEQLGTLQLLAQRGYRAVALDLPGFGNSAPSKEASTEAGRAELLEQVLRDLEVQNAVLVSPSLSGHYALPFLMRGHHQLHGFVPIAPTSTQNYTREQFWAVKTPTLILYGELDRILARESLRQLRHLPNHSVVKLRDAGHACYLHKPQDFHLVLLAFLDHLP, encoded by the exons ATGACGGATGTTCTCCGTGAGCCCTCCTCCCAATTAACATCAGCTGGG actATGGTACAGACCTCCATGAGCCGGTCCCAGGTAGCcctgctgggcctgggcctgcTGCTCATGCTGCTACTGTATGTGGGACTGCCAGGCCCCCCTGAGCAGACCTCCTGGCTCTGGGGAGACCCCAATGTCACAATCCTGGCTGGTCTCACCCCTGGCAACTCTCCCATCTTTTACCGCGAGGTGCTCCCGCTCCACCGGGCACGCAG GGTGGAGGTGGTGCTGCTCCATGGAAAGGCCTTTAACTCCCACACGTGGGAGCAGTTGGGCACGCTGCAGCTCTTGGCGCAGAGGGGCTACCGGGCCGTGGCCCTTGACCTCCCAG GTTTTGGGAACTCAGCACCATCAAAGGAGGCAAGCACAGAGGCAGGGCGGGCAGAGCTGCTGGAGCAAGTGCTGCGGGACCTGGAGGTGCAGAATGCCGTGCTGGTGAGCCCCTCCCTGAGTGGCCACTATGCCCTGCCCTTCCTGATGCGAGGCCACCACCAGCTGCATGGATTTGTGCCCATCGCACCCACCTCCACGCAGAACTACACCCGGGAGCAATTCTGGGCTGTGAAG ACCCCGACTCTCATCCTGTATGGGGAGCTGGACCGCATCTTGGCTCGTGAGTCGCTGCGGCAGCTCCGCCACCTGCCCAACCACTCCGTGGTGAAGCTGCGTGACGCAGGCCATGCCTGCTACCTCCACAAGCCGCAAGACTTCCACCTTGTCCTCCTTGCCTTCCTTGACCACCTGCCTTGA
- the ABHD14B gene encoding putative protein-lysine deacylase ABHD14B has product MAGVEQQEGTVQVQGQSLFFREARPGGGQAARFSVLLLHGIRFSSETWQNLGTLHRLAQAGYRAVAIDLPGLGRSKEAAAPAPIGELVPSSFLGAVVDALDLGPPVVISPSLSGMYSLPFLTAPGSQVRGYVPVAPICTDKISAADYASVKTSALIVYGDQDPMGQTSFEHLKQLPNHRVLVMEGAGHPCYLDKPEEWHTGLLAFLQGL; this is encoded by the exons ATGGCAGGTGTGGAGCAGCAGGAGGGCACCGTCCAGGTGCAGGGCCAGAGCCTCTTCTTCCGGGAGGCTCGGCCGGGCGGTGGGCAGGCCGCCCGATTCTCTGTGCTGCTGTTGCATGGCATCCGCTTCTCCTCTGAGACCTGGCAGAACCTGGGCACACTGCACAGGCTGGCCCAGGCTGGCTACCGGGCTGTGGCCATTGACTTGCCAG GTCTGGGGCGCTCCAAGGAAGCAGCAGCCCCTGCACCTATTGGGGAGCTAGTCCCCAGCAGCTTTCTGGGAGCTGTGGTGGATGCCTTGGACCTGGGCCCCCCAGTTGTGATCAGCCCGTCCTTGAGTGGCATGTACTCCCTACCCTTCCTGACGGCCCCTGGCTCCCAGGTCCGGGGCTATGTGCCAGTGGCCCCCATCTGCACTGACAAAATCAGTGCTGCCGACTATGCCAGTGTGAAG aCCTCAGCTCTTATCGTATATGGAGACCAGGACCCCATGGGTCAGACCAGCTTTGAGCACCTGAAGCAGCTGCCCAACCACCGGGTGTTGGTCATGGAGGGGGCAGGGCACCCCTGTTATCTTGACAAACCTGAAGAGTGGCATACAGGCTTGCTGGCTTTCCTGCAGGGGCTATGA